One window from the genome of Entelurus aequoreus isolate RoL-2023_Sb linkage group LG04, RoL_Eaeq_v1.1, whole genome shotgun sequence encodes:
- the LOC133648936 gene encoding progesterone receptor-like produces the protein MDFSSTLSYLEDNSRRRSDPDRFDTCLCPSTAELSQAVSVSLGLDALSSPLHSTAHGSGGAAAFQVCEAAQSFGAAAHTDTTEDEFGAVCQGMQQVSCMDLLRSDEADSSPTPVTRGSVISTFVCKESNLFANTEPPSQMDRLLPLRQYTAYPLNPNLYRDITSVLCVDEGAYGGRAEPGRTGHHLECKYCKCGQAGVGCRQECRCVWHNRDEPSKGGMRAAAMAPSYGQVESYQSEHSHGQPAYPSVKTEPPTWMDCTDRGFRPEDLFPGVYLSDRRVCQVCGDDASGCHYGAVTCGSCKVFFKRAAAGKQNHLCASRNDCTIDKLRRKNCASCRLKRCFMSGMSLKGRRMKGASQTRSGEEEKPPTALRPGELGEKPERRDVILEHGNAVARARASQPLVLGIPRTLHSCLSLLSVLQTIEPAVVNAGHDPALPDSSTSLLTSLNQLGERQLVTVVGWAKAMPGFRNLHVEDQMTVIQLSWMGVMVFGLGWRSYTLTDSSLLYFAPDLVFNDQRMQVSSMYEHCMRMKMLSQRFCTLKVTKEEFLCMKALVLFSILPVEGLKNQRCFDDLRTSYMKELDRLASNRGETTRTHRLFQLTELLDYLQLVVRKLHQFTYDLFREAQSLQTCVNFPEMISEIVSVHVPKILSGMVKPILFHNAI, from the exons ATGGATTTTTCCTCCACTTTGTCGTATTTGGAGGACAACTCTAGAAGAAGAAGCGACCCGGACCGCTTCGACACCTGTCTGTGTCCCAGCACAGCGGAACTCAGCCAGGCGGTGTCCGTGTCCCTGGGCTTGGACGCGCTGTCCTCCCCGCTCCACAGCACCGCGCACGGCTCTGGCGGCGCCGCCGCTTTCCAGGTCTGCGAGGCGGCTCAGAGTTTCGGCGCGGCCGCGCACACCGACACCACAGAGGACGAGTTCGGCGCCGTGTGCCAAGGCATGCAGCAGGTGAGCTGCATGGACCTGCTGAGGTCCGACGAAGCCGACAGCTCGCCGACGCCGGTGACGCGCGGTTCGGTCATATCCACGTTCGTCTGCAAGGAGTCCAACTTGTTTGCGAACACGGAGCCGCCCTCTCAAATGGACCGACTCTTACCACTCAGACAATACACCGCTTACCCGCTCAACCCCAACTTGTACAGAGACATCACGAGTGTTTTGTGCGTGGACGAGGGCGCTTACGGCGGCCGAGCCGAGCCGGGGAGGACCGGACATCATTTGGAGTGTAAATATTGTAAGTGTGGACAAGCAGGTGTTGGGTGCAGGCAGGAGTGCCGCTGTGTCTGGCACAACAGGGACGAGCCGAGCAAAGGAGGCATGCGAGCAGCAGCCATGGCACCGAGCTACGGCCAAGTGGAAAGTTACCAAAGTGAACACTCTCACGGCCAGCCCGCTTACCCATCCGTCAAGACGGAACCGCCAACCTGGATGGACTGCACGGATAGGGGCTTCAG GCCTGAAGATCTGTTCCCAGGTGTGTACCTATCAGACAGGCGTGTGTGTCAGGTGTGTGGGGATGATGCCTCTGGTTGTCACTATGGAGCAGTCACCTGTGGCAGCTGCAAAGTATTCTTCAAGAGGGCCGCCGCTG GTAAACAGAACCACCTGTGTGCCAGCCGGAATGACTGCACCATTGATAAGTTGCGGCGTAAAAACTGCGCCTCGTGTCGCTTAAAACGCTGCTTCATGTCAGGAATGAGCCTCAAAG GTCGCAGAATGAAGGGAGCCAGCCAGACGAGGAGCGGGGAAGAGGAGAAACCTCCAACTGCCTTGAGGCCTGGTGAATTAGGAGAGAAGCCAGAGAGGAGAGATGTCATCTTAGAGCACGGAAATGCAGTTGCCAGGGCTCGAG CATCCCAGCCTCTGGTTTTAGGCATCCCCCGGACCCTACACTCCTGCCTATCCCTGCTCAGCGTGCTCCAGACCATTGAGCCCGCCGTCGTCAACGCAGGGCATGACCCGGCCCTTCCAGACAGCTCTACCTCCCTGCTAACCAGCCTGAACCAACTTGGGGAGAGACAACTTGTAACAGTGGTAGGCTGGGCCAAAGCGATGCCAG GTTTCCGCAACCTACATGTGGAGGACCAGATGACGGTGATTCAGCTGTCATGGATGGGGGTGATGGTGTTTGGTCTGGGCTGGAGGTCCTACACCCTCACCGACAGCTCCCTGCTTTACTTTGCTCCAGACCTGGTTTTCAATGA CCAGCGTATGCAGGTATCCAGTATGTATGAACACTGTATGCGGATGAAGATGCTCTCCCAACGTTTCTGCACGCTGAAGGTCACCAAAGAGGAGTTCCTGTGCATGAAGGCGCTGGTCCTCTTCAGCATTC TGCCAGTGGAGGGCCTGAAGAACCAGCGCTGTTTTGATGATCTACGGACCTCCTACATGAAGGAGTTGGACCGCTTGGCCAGCAACCGCGGCGAGACCACCCGGACACACAGGCTGTTTCAGCTCACAGAACTGCTGGACTACCTCCAGTTG GTTGTGCGCAAGTTGCATCAGTTCACTTATGATCTGTTCAGGGAAGCCCAGTCCCTGCAGACTTGCGTCAACTTCCCGGAGATGATCTCGGAGATTGTCAGCGTCCATGTGCCCAAGATCCTCTCAGGCATGGTCAAGCCTATTTTATTCCATAATGCCATTTAG